The genomic window AACTCCGCCCGTCACTTCGTCCCGATGGCCCAGAGGTAGTTCCAGCCACGAAAATAGATCCGGCCGCCGGAAACGGCCGGGGACGACGAGAAGATATCGGGCAGTTTATTCTTGGCGAGCAATTCGAACGTGGTCCCGGCCTTGACCACGGGCATTGTCCCCTCGCGACCCACCAGGAAGATCTTGCCGTCCGCGTAGACCGGATTCGCGCGGTGCCGTTCGCTGGTCACAGTCTCGCTGTAGAGCGGCTTGCCGTTCTTGGCGTCGTAAGCGGCGATGGTTGAGGTTTCGCGTTCGATGTAGACGACGCCGTCGACCAAGAGCGGCGAGGGAACGTCCGGCGTACCCTTTTCGAGCCGCCAGAGTTCGGCCGGGTTACCGGGGAGGATCGTCCCCTTGGCCTTGTTCGGGTCGATGGCCACCGTCACGCCGTTCTTGCAGGACGGGACCACGATCAGATTCGGCGTCACCAGCGGCGACGACACGGCCCGCCAGGCCATGTTGTACTTCGCCTTCGGGTTGAGTTCGGCCACCCGCCAGACTTCGGCACCGTTCTCCAGGTCGTGGGCGGTGCAGTAGTCATTGCCGTGGTAAATCAGCAATGCTTTCGTGCCGGCCTCGTTTTCCCAGATGAACGGCGAGGCGTACACGTCCAGCGCTTCGCCCTTACCGTCGCTCTTGCGGTCCGCCTTCCAGACTTCGGCCCCGGTCGCCTTGTCGAGGGCAACGATCATCTGAGTCTTGCGGTGCATCAGGCAGAGGTAGAGCCGGTCCTTGTACAGCACTGGCGTCCAGTGCCCGCCGAACTGAATGGTGAACTTGCCGTAAGTGGCCTGGGCGTCGAGCGTCCAGACGACGTTGCCGTTGAAATCGAAACAGCCGAGGTGGCCATCGCCCATAAAGGCGTAAACGAGTTTCCCATCGGTACTGCACGAGGCGGAGGCGGCGTTGCCCTCATCCCCGCGGGCCTTCATGCTGCCGCTGCCGAGTTTTCGCTTCCACTTCTCCGCCCCGTCCGTGCCGATGCAGACGACGACGAGGTCGGCTCCCTCCTCGGCCGTGATAAAGATGCGGTCGCCCCAGATGCACGGCGTCGACGCGCCGGGGCCGGGGAGCTTGGCTTTCCAGACGACGTTGTTGTTCGGCCCCCAGGTGGCGGGCAGGCCTTTCTCGGTACTGTGGCCGTCGTTCTTCGGCCCGCGCCATTGGGGCCAGTTCTCGGCGGCCGCCGGCGCCGCGGCGGCGATCGCAAGAAGGGTGGTCAGCAGGTATCGGCGGGACACGGCAAAACCTCGATGGGAAGTAGCGGGAGGCGACGGAAAGCGTACCTGACGGAACAAGTTTCGGCAACAGTCGGGCGGTCG from Fimbriiglobus ruber includes these protein-coding regions:
- a CDS encoding PQQ-binding-like beta-propeller repeat protein; this encodes MSRRYLLTTLLAIAAAAPAAAENWPQWRGPKNDGHSTEKGLPATWGPNNNVVWKAKLPGPGASTPCIWGDRIFITAEEGADLVVVCIGTDGAEKWKRKLGSGSMKARGDEGNAASASCSTDGKLVYAFMGDGHLGCFDFNGNVVWTLDAQATYGKFTIQFGGHWTPVLYKDRLYLCLMHRKTQMIVALDKATGAEVWKADRKSDGKGEALDVYASPFIWENEAGTKALLIYHGNDYCTAHDLENGAEVWRVAELNPKAKYNMAWRAVSSPLVTPNLIVVPSCKNGVTVAIDPNKAKGTILPGNPAELWRLEKGTPDVPSPLLVDGVVYIERETSTIAAYDAKNGKPLYSETVTSERHRANPVYADGKIFLVGREGTMPVVKAGTTFELLAKNKLPDIFSSSPAVSGGRIYFRGWNYLWAIGTK